The Chryseobacterium aureum genome contains a region encoding:
- the ribB gene encoding 3,4-dihydroxy-2-butanone-4-phosphate synthase, with protein MSDIKLNTIPEAIEDLKNGKIIIVVDDEDRENEGDFLCAAELTTPEIINFMALHGRGLICMPLPEKRCDELGLEVMVSRSSDPKETAFTVSVDLLGNGTSTGISAGDRAKTILALMDEKSKPTDFMRPGHIFPLRARKGGVLKRAGHTEAAIDLTHLAGLKEGGVICEIMNEDGTMSRLPELHAFAQKHDMKIVSIEDLIHYQLKKGNLVERLEEKKVKTHYGDFDFYAFRETSNDQIHFALTKGAWTVDEPVLVRVQSSDSYFDVLTRLNNGEKPLLEKVTRMVNEAGKGAIIFINNVSNSENTLRKLQQFLNYQDGQEQHPTLAYNYRDYGIGTQILKNLGINKFKVITQNPNIKPQVGGYDVEVTEMVQL; from the coding sequence ATGTCCGATATTAAATTAAATACTATTCCAGAGGCTATTGAAGACCTTAAAAATGGTAAAATAATCATAGTAGTAGATGATGAAGACAGAGAAAATGAAGGTGATTTTCTTTGTGCTGCAGAACTGACAACGCCGGAAATTATCAATTTTATGGCACTTCACGGAAGAGGGCTGATCTGTATGCCGCTTCCTGAAAAAAGATGTGATGAGCTTGGTCTTGAAGTGATGGTAAGCAGAAGCAGCGATCCTAAAGAAACTGCTTTCACAGTATCGGTTGATTTGCTGGGTAACGGAACATCTACCGGAATTTCTGCTGGCGACAGAGCAAAAACTATTTTAGCCCTGATGGATGAAAAATCCAAGCCGACAGACTTTATGAGACCTGGGCATATTTTCCCGCTTCGTGCTAGAAAAGGAGGGGTATTGAAAAGAGCCGGACATACTGAAGCAGCTATTGATCTGACCCATTTGGCAGGATTGAAAGAAGGAGGGGTAATCTGTGAGATTATGAACGAGGATGGTACAATGTCCCGTTTGCCAGAACTTCACGCATTTGCTCAAAAGCACGATATGAAAATCGTTTCCATTGAAGATCTGATCCACTACCAGCTTAAAAAAGGAAATCTGGTAGAAAGACTTGAAGAGAAAAAAGTAAAAACGCATTACGGTGATTTTGATTTTTATGCTTTCAGAGAAACTTCAAATGATCAGATTCACTTTGCTTTAACCAAAGGTGCATGGACTGTAGATGAACCTGTTTTGGTAAGAGTACAGTCTTCAGATTCTTATTTCGATGTATTAACAAGACTGAACAACGGAGAGAAGCCGTTACTGGAAAAAGTAACCCGAATGGTCAATGAAGCCGGAAAAGGAGCTATTATTTTCATCAATAACGTTTCTAATTCTGAAAATACCTTAAGAAAGCTTCAGCAGTTCCTGAACTATCAGGACGGTCAGGAGCAGCATCCTACATTAGCCTACAATTACAGAGATTATGGAATTGGAACGCAGATCTTAAAGAATTTAGGAATCAATAAGTTTAAAGTAATCACTCAAAACCCTAACATCAAACCTCAGGTTGGAGGATATGATGTAGAGGTTACTGAGATGGTACAGCTATAA
- a CDS encoding helix-turn-helix domain-containing protein, producing MNNHFFDLIEYTNRSVFLTGKAGTGKTTFLNDFVRRTKKKHIVIAPTGIAAINAGGVTIHSMFGLPLRTFLPTTERIDTSLANNIADLMPHFKYRKDKLKLLREVEIIIIDEVSMLRADVLDMMDFSLRFIRRNNQRFGGVQMLFIGDLYQLPPVVRDEHILKMYYNSPFFFDSHAIKEIPIVTIELTKVYRQSDEAFLEILNAIRDGDVDHIDFNHLNERYDPDFDMGKESYVYLCSHNKMADEINQEKLAEIKVEPQIYEAKLVGDFKENQFPNDQFLELKIGAQIMFIRNDISGEKKYFNGKLGEIIGLDENEIRVVLDESEREIVVKRETWEQKKYFLDTEKNIKEEVLGSFEQFPIKLAWAVTIHKSQGLTFDKVIIDAGKSFTAGQVYVALSRCRTLEGIVLKSKITPEVIFKDNRILHFHTDTIANDHVEAILNQEKYDYSIRKVLRTLDCTWFLKEVEEWNNLSIVTKNIDHVKTKQLYLQLKHEAVNLGKIFEKLERIIFQKVNHFIEQKEEWTEIESKSKGAVNFFFTEIRNKIFDPLKDFYAEIKGAKGLKQYNEEFKSWLEDIEEYLNSLRDIHLLETKLLDEKNDKEINLKIAKVPSQVLTFQLFEQGKTIGEIALERGLVKETVIGHLAKFAEQGLLDISRVITSDKIKAFEDEFYKNPHETLTEWKNALPSHFEFNEIRILINHYNYKKEKNS from the coding sequence ATGAACAATCATTTTTTTGACTTAATAGAATATACCAACAGAAGCGTTTTTCTAACCGGGAAAGCCGGAACCGGAAAGACGACATTTCTTAATGATTTTGTAAGACGGACTAAGAAAAAGCATATCGTAATAGCACCTACGGGAATTGCCGCGATTAATGCAGGAGGGGTAACCATCCATTCAATGTTTGGTCTGCCGCTGAGAACCTTTCTGCCTACCACAGAAAGGATAGACACCAGTTTGGCTAATAATATTGCCGATCTGATGCCCCATTTTAAATACCGCAAAGATAAACTGAAGCTTCTGAGAGAAGTAGAGATCATTATCATTGATGAGGTTTCGATGCTGAGGGCAGATGTGCTGGATATGATGGATTTTTCTTTACGTTTTATCAGAAGGAATAATCAGAGGTTTGGAGGTGTTCAGATGCTGTTCATCGGGGATTTATATCAGCTTCCCCCGGTTGTGAGGGATGAACATATCCTGAAAATGTACTACAATTCTCCCTTCTTTTTTGACAGTCATGCCATTAAGGAAATCCCAATTGTTACCATTGAACTTACAAAAGTGTACAGACAGTCTGATGAGGCGTTTCTTGAAATTCTAAATGCCATCCGTGATGGTGATGTGGATCATATAGATTTTAACCACCTCAATGAAAGGTATGATCCTGATTTTGATATGGGAAAGGAGTCTTACGTGTATCTGTGCTCTCATAATAAAATGGCAGATGAAATCAATCAGGAGAAGCTGGCGGAGATTAAAGTTGAGCCTCAGATTTATGAAGCTAAACTGGTAGGGGATTTCAAAGAAAATCAGTTTCCGAATGATCAGTTTCTGGAACTGAAAATTGGGGCTCAGATTATGTTTATCCGGAATGATATTTCCGGGGAAAAGAAATATTTTAACGGAAAACTGGGTGAAATTATCGGCTTGGACGAAAATGAAATCCGGGTGGTGCTGGATGAAAGCGAAAGGGAAATTGTCGTAAAAAGAGAAACCTGGGAACAGAAAAAATATTTCCTTGATACTGAAAAAAATATCAAAGAAGAAGTATTGGGAAGTTTTGAGCAGTTTCCGATCAAATTAGCCTGGGCCGTTACCATTCATAAAAGCCAGGGTTTAACGTTTGATAAAGTGATTATTGATGCAGGAAAGAGCTTTACTGCCGGTCAGGTTTATGTAGCCTTATCCCGTTGCAGAACGCTGGAGGGGATTGTTTTAAAATCAAAAATTACCCCTGAAGTTATTTTCAAGGATAACAGGATTTTACATTTTCATACGGATACCATTGCCAACGACCATGTGGAAGCCATTCTGAATCAGGAAAAATATGATTACAGCATCAGAAAAGTACTTCGCACGCTGGATTGTACATGGTTTTTGAAAGAAGTGGAGGAGTGGAACAACCTTTCTATTGTCACAAAGAATATTGACCATGTTAAAACCAAGCAGCTTTATCTTCAACTGAAACATGAAGCGGTAAATCTTGGAAAAATATTTGAAAAGCTGGAACGTATCATTTTTCAGAAGGTTAATCATTTTATTGAGCAGAAAGAAGAATGGACTGAGATTGAAAGCAAATCGAAAGGAGCGGTTAATTTCTTTTTTACAGAAATCAGAAATAAAATTTTCGATCCTTTGAAAGATTTCTATGCCGAAATAAAAGGAGCGAAAGGCTTAAAACAATATAACGAGGAATTCAAAAGCTGGCTGGAAGACATTGAAGAATACCTGAACAGCCTGAGAGATATTCATCTTCTTGAAACGAAACTTTTAGATGAAAAGAATGATAAGGAAATCAATCTGAAAATTGCTAAAGTTCCTTCACAGGTTTTAACATTCCAGTTATTTGAACAGGGAAAAACCATCGGAGAAATTGCCTTGGAAAGAGGATTGGTGAAAGAAACGGTGATTGGCCATCTTGCCAAATTTGCAGAACAGGGATTGCTGGATATTTCCAGAGTCATCACTTCAGACAAGATCAAAGCTTTTGAAGATGAGTTTTATAAAAACCCGCACGAAACACTGACCGAGTGGAAAAATGCGCTGCCCAGTCATTTTGAATTTAACGAAATAAGGATTTTAATCAATCATTACAATTATAAAAAAGAAAAGAACTCCTAG
- a CDS encoding LLM class flavin-dependent oxidoreductase — protein sequence MKNFEISVLDLAPVKQGKSIHDTFQDSLSLANHAENLDYKRFWLAEHHNMESIASSATSVLIGFIANGTKKIRVGSGGIMLPNHSSLVIAEQFGTLESLFPGRIDLGLGRAPGTDGLTAQALGRNPAIINEQFPRQILELQRYFSKENSDAMVRAIPGEGLDVPLYILGSSTDSAWLAAELGLPYAFAGHFAPEQMEMAFKIYREHFEPSKYADKPYIIACVNGVAAETSEEAHKISTTLFQAFINIVRNDRKPFAPPVDDMDEIWSPMEKSMVLQKLRYTLIGDQAEIQEKLEDFQEKFQVDELMINSHIYDHQKRLRSYEIFRAAANSIQSVINHS from the coding sequence ATGAAAAATTTTGAAATTTCTGTTTTAGATCTTGCTCCCGTAAAGCAAGGTAAAAGCATTCACGATACTTTTCAGGACAGCTTATCATTGGCTAATCACGCTGAAAATTTAGACTATAAAAGATTCTGGCTGGCAGAGCATCACAATATGGAGAGCATTGCAAGCTCAGCAACTTCCGTTTTAATAGGCTTCATTGCCAATGGAACAAAAAAGATCAGAGTAGGTTCAGGAGGTATTATGCTTCCCAACCACAGTTCTCTGGTGATTGCAGAACAGTTCGGTACATTAGAATCACTTTTCCCCGGAAGAATTGATCTTGGATTAGGAAGAGCTCCGGGAACGGATGGGCTGACAGCTCAGGCTTTAGGAAGGAACCCCGCCATTATCAACGAACAGTTTCCGAGACAGATCCTTGAACTTCAGAGATATTTCTCAAAAGAAAATTCAGATGCGATGGTTCGGGCCATTCCCGGAGAAGGACTGGATGTTCCGCTTTATATTCTGGGATCAAGTACAGACAGCGCCTGGCTGGCAGCAGAATTGGGATTGCCTTATGCATTTGCAGGACATTTTGCTCCTGAACAGATGGAAATGGCTTTTAAAATATACAGAGAGCATTTTGAACCCTCAAAATATGCAGATAAGCCTTATATCATTGCCTGTGTAAATGGGGTAGCAGCAGAAACTTCGGAAGAAGCTCATAAAATTTCTACCACTTTGTTTCAGGCATTTATCAATATTGTAAGAAACGACAGAAAACCTTTTGCCCCGCCGGTAGATGATATGGATGAAATCTGGTCGCCCATGGAAAAATCTATGGTGTTGCAGAAACTGAGATATACATTGATAGGAGATCAGGCTGAAATTCAGGAAAAACTTGAAGATTTCCAGGAAAAATTCCAGGTTGATGAACTGATGATCAATTCTCACATTTATGACCATCAGAAAAGACTGAGGTCTTATGAGATTTTCAGAGCAGCAGCGAACTCTATCCAAAGCGTAATAAACCATTCATAA
- a CDS encoding lamin tail domain-containing protein has protein sequence MKIKIFLFLIGSPMWIFSQSIFQMEVTNQNSDVEIMQNNTASFVSSDLELAGKDGVNLQETFLRFDGISLPADAVINNVHLIFYGDEASTSSTTLKITGEIGSSLPYPTSTAASTGLNLKSRNYSTGFAEWITSGCVVDQEYLSPDLKNVFSEMFTNAGLTDASLAFRIQGNGQGAFTVKSYSAAVGKRPKLVINYSTQTATVTTVVSSGNNDAEQILTNGNMDLAGGILELGGKSGLTPQITGIRFENVQIPADAEITKAYIEFYAYGTNPNNAELVFRTELGNAPVYTTANSTISGRNYSQRKVKWVTTPWTSGNTVYKSADLKEIINENRLSGWQSGQALAFKIEGNDGNATAWSVNGWPNYQPKLVIEYKNNGTGPIVGPAPQDETLRKYVSIGENDGIQNLSTGGIDLGRGILELGGKSGATAQTTGIRFENIQIPANAYVTDAYIEFYAYGNSSNALVKISSEMANAAVYNTASANITKRNYSSIFVDWNTGNWTSNSRYRTSNLRNIVDQARINGWQSGNSLAFKLESESGGANVYSRNGSELYQPRLVIEYLNNNTGPAIDIESNPANMNRLYINEVSSEGTQSQQEDWIEIYNDHDYPVYFNKQSSGMYLSDKNANRTLSELKDIYIPAKGFTAFIADSDPSKGSNHLNFGLSSDGETVYFSRKVNGNVIQQDVLTYQNIPYNQTMGRLPNGTGSLVNFIKPTYNTSNHDGKQRVDLGFSKTRGVYDAGFDLTISSPAGTTVKYTLDGKTPSATVGTVYTAPIAISKTSAVKVYAYDTAGNNSGVVAHTYVLRNNYANETPADGYWQWYYKSNITAAEYAQAIGEVPIVSVTTNSEPGTIWAEASVEYIDNNVYSGRKNFFSNSLTKRFGQESLGFYNPNLKLKFNSDSGVKKANYKFFDDYPNDAFENPGKIQTLELKQGQDNASRNVYNIGFMRFSEKISMNLQKEMGKYALNTRYINLFVNGKYRGLKTLRNDFNPNNLEEIFGDDDDHYTKVNLQDGYFTGGIVEAGDGSQNVWNNIRNTASAKKFQDFKKLVDVDDLIKFQLAFMFTDTENEAVAIMHNTNPDVMKAKFMINDTDGSFFGGITYSSSDVSMPARGFAGGGGNYKFKWLYSPGSMNGPGGLFGNFMGSNTNATTGNLEFKTLVKDAVLHYMGPASGNFAGADGAVLSVGNVQHKIQSTMTELDRLYKLDAAYMGYTGNVYEQWKNVDGPRIIAQVPERVSFNLKKWLEYNMAHTLMPNEIPTSSTIKKTDPIQINNPNSGTQVYYTLNGTDPMGNDGVVSQEAYLYNGTFTLPVGTYHLMTRAFTTNNWGPKSSKTIKVEDVNPGKFVITGINYKPQTNADAEFLMITNAGGANLDVSGYTITDAFTYTFPQGTIISPNQTIMLVKNLTLVTGFSQYNKFQWTSGSLSNSGEPITFKDTSGNTIDYVSFSSILPWPTEANGLGSYLKLISSDLNNELPESWKAESISTSSAFAKAKTAKLDEQKITSDLVTAKGQEIKIYPVPMKDILFININEESMISIYNAAGQIVKTKKLSAGKDSIDVSGLSQGGYLVKIHGEKESKVFKVTKE, from the coding sequence ATGAAAATTAAAATATTTTTATTTCTTATAGGTTCTCCAATGTGGATATTTTCACAGAGTATATTCCAGATGGAAGTCACCAATCAGAACAGTGATGTGGAAATCATGCAAAATAACACGGCGAGTTTTGTCAGTTCAGATTTAGAGCTTGCAGGAAAAGACGGGGTAAACCTTCAGGAAACCTTTTTGCGTTTTGATGGTATCTCCTTACCGGCAGATGCTGTTATTAACAATGTTCATCTTATTTTTTACGGAGATGAGGCAAGTACATCTTCTACAACACTGAAGATTACCGGAGAAATAGGAAGCTCACTTCCCTATCCCACATCTACTGCAGCATCTACAGGTTTAAATTTAAAATCCAGAAACTATTCCACAGGTTTTGCGGAATGGATCACTTCCGGATGTGTAGTGGATCAGGAATACCTATCACCGGATCTTAAAAATGTTTTCAGTGAAATGTTTACGAATGCTGGGCTTACTGATGCCAGCCTTGCCTTCCGTATTCAGGGGAACGGGCAGGGAGCCTTTACGGTAAAGTCATATTCTGCCGCAGTTGGAAAAAGACCTAAGCTGGTTATCAATTACTCTACTCAGACCGCGACAGTTACAACAGTGGTTTCGTCAGGAAATAATGATGCTGAACAAATTCTTACTAATGGGAATATGGATTTGGCAGGGGGAATTTTGGAACTGGGAGGAAAATCCGGGCTTACGCCACAGATCACCGGTATCAGATTTGAAAATGTACAGATTCCTGCTGATGCTGAAATTACAAAAGCCTATATTGAATTTTATGCCTACGGAACCAATCCTAACAATGCGGAACTTGTTTTTCGTACAGAATTAGGAAATGCCCCGGTTTATACAACTGCCAACAGTACTATTTCAGGAAGAAACTATTCCCAACGCAAAGTAAAATGGGTGACTACTCCATGGACATCGGGAAATACAGTATACAAAAGTGCCGATTTAAAAGAAATCATCAACGAAAATCGTTTAAGCGGCTGGCAGTCCGGACAGGCACTTGCTTTTAAAATTGAAGGGAATGACGGAAATGCTACAGCCTGGTCTGTAAACGGATGGCCGAATTATCAGCCTAAGCTTGTCATTGAATACAAAAATAACGGTACCGGGCCAATCGTAGGACCTGCCCCTCAGGATGAAACCTTAAGAAAATATGTTTCTATCGGGGAAAATGACGGTATACAGAATCTTTCTACCGGCGGAATAGATTTAGGGAGAGGAATTCTGGAACTGGGAGGAAAATCCGGGGCAACAGCACAAACTACAGGGATCAGGTTTGAAAATATCCAAATTCCAGCCAATGCTTACGTTACGGATGCTTATATTGAATTTTATGCGTACGGAAACAGCAGTAATGCCCTGGTGAAAATTTCTTCTGAAATGGCAAATGCTGCGGTGTACAATACTGCTTCAGCGAATATTACAAAACGTAATTACTCATCAATATTTGTAGACTGGAATACAGGAAACTGGACCTCAAATTCCAGGTACAGGACCTCAAACCTCAGAAATATTGTTGACCAGGCAAGAATAAACGGCTGGCAGTCAGGAAATTCATTAGCATTTAAACTTGAATCAGAATCCGGGGGAGCCAATGTATATTCAAGAAACGGTTCAGAGCTTTACCAGCCAAGACTGGTTATTGAATATCTAAATAATAATACAGGTCCTGCAATTGATATAGAAAGCAATCCTGCCAATATGAACAGGCTTTACATCAATGAAGTTTCCTCAGAAGGTACCCAAAGCCAGCAAGAAGACTGGATTGAAATTTATAACGACCACGATTATCCGGTTTATTTCAATAAACAGAGTAGCGGAATGTACCTTTCTGATAAAAATGCAAACCGTACTTTAAGTGAATTGAAAGACATTTATATTCCTGCAAAAGGATTTACAGCTTTTATTGCAGATAGTGATCCTTCTAAAGGCAGCAACCACCTTAATTTTGGTTTAAGCTCAGATGGTGAGACTGTTTATTTTTCAAGAAAGGTTAACGGCAATGTGATTCAACAGGATGTTTTAACGTATCAGAATATTCCTTATAATCAGACCATGGGAAGACTCCCAAATGGAACGGGAAGTTTAGTTAATTTTATTAAACCTACTTATAATACTTCGAATCATGATGGAAAGCAGCGTGTTGATCTTGGTTTCAGCAAGACAAGAGGGGTTTATGATGCAGGATTTGACCTGACAATTTCTTCACCGGCAGGAACTACGGTAAAATATACTTTGGATGGAAAAACGCCATCAGCAACAGTAGGAACAGTTTACACAGCACCTATTGCCATCAGCAAAACCTCAGCAGTAAAAGTATATGCCTATGACACAGCCGGAAACAATTCGGGAGTTGTAGCCCATACTTATGTTTTAAGAAACAATTATGCTAATGAAACTCCCGCAGACGGTTACTGGCAATGGTATTACAAATCCAATATCACGGCTGCAGAATATGCCCAGGCAATCGGGGAAGTTCCCATTGTATCGGTAACCACCAATTCTGAACCTGGCACAATATGGGCTGAAGCTTCCGTAGAATATATCGACAATAACGTTTACAGCGGAAGAAAAAATTTCTTCAGTAATTCCCTGACAAAAAGGTTCGGGCAGGAAAGCTTGGGCTTCTACAATCCTAATCTAAAATTAAAATTCAACAGTGATTCAGGAGTAAAAAAGGCTAATTATAAATTCTTCGACGATTATCCGAATGATGCTTTTGAAAATCCGGGTAAAATTCAGACTTTAGAATTAAAACAGGGTCAGGATAATGCCTCCCGAAATGTTTATAATATCGGGTTCATGAGATTCAGCGAAAAAATATCAATGAATCTTCAGAAGGAAATGGGGAAATACGCGTTGAATACCCGCTACATCAATCTTTTTGTCAATGGTAAATACCGTGGGCTGAAAACCTTGAGGAATGACTTTAACCCGAATAACCTTGAAGAAATTTTCGGGGATGATGATGATCATTACACGAAAGTAAATCTCCAGGACGGGTACTTTACCGGAGGCATTGTAGAAGCAGGAGACGGAAGCCAGAATGTATGGAATAATATCAGAAATACTGCGTCCGCCAAGAAATTCCAGGATTTCAAAAAACTGGTAGATGTTGATGATTTAATCAAGTTTCAGCTGGCATTTATGTTTACCGATACTGAGAATGAAGCGGTGGCTATTATGCACAATACCAATCCTGATGTAATGAAGGCTAAATTCATGATCAATGATACAGATGGGTCCTTCTTCGGAGGCATTACATATTCTTCCTCAGATGTATCGATGCCTGCAAGAGGATTTGCCGGAGGAGGAGGTAATTATAAATTTAAATGGCTGTACTCGCCGGGCAGTATGAATGGTCCGGGGGGACTTTTCGGAAACTTCATGGGTTCAAATACCAATGCCACAACCGGAAACCTGGAGTTTAAAACTTTAGTAAAAGATGCTGTTCTGCACTATATGGGACCTGCGTCAGGGAATTTTGCCGGAGCAGATGGGGCTGTATTATCTGTGGGGAATGTACAGCATAAAATTCAGAGTACAATGACTGAACTGGACAGATTATATAAGCTTGATGCAGCCTACATGGGTTATACAGGAAATGTTTACGAACAGTGGAAAAACGTAGACGGGCCAAGAATTATTGCCCAGGTTCCGGAGAGGGTTTCATTCAACCTGAAGAAGTGGCTGGAATATAATATGGCACACACCCTGATGCCTAATGAAATTCCCACCTCTTCGACAATCAAGAAAACAGATCCTATCCAGATCAACAACCCGAATTCAGGGACTCAGGTTTATTATACATTAAATGGTACTGATCCGATGGGGAATGACGGGGTAGTTTCCCAGGAAGCTTATCTCTATAATGGAACGTTTACTTTACCGGTCGGAACCTATCATTTGATGACACGTGCCTTCACTACCAATAACTGGGGACCAAAGTCTTCAAAAACAATTAAGGTTGAAGACGTGAATCCGGGTAAATTTGTTATCACAGGAATTAATTACAAGCCTCAAACCAATGCTGATGCAGAATTCTTAATGATCACAAATGCAGGGGGAGCCAACCTGGATGTTTCAGGATATACCATTACAGATGCTTTTACTTATACTTTCCCACAGGGGACCATCATTTCCCCGAATCAGACAATCATGCTGGTGAAAAATCTTACATTGGTTACAGGTTTCAGCCAGTATAACAAATTCCAGTGGACCAGCGGCAGCCTTAGTAATTCCGGTGAACCGATTACCTTTAAGGACACTTCAGGTAACACAATAGATTATGTATCTTTTAGCAGTATCTTGCCATGGCCTACTGAAGCTAACGGGCTGGGATCTTATCTGAAACTGATTTCTTCTGATCTGAATAATGAACTTCCGGAAAGCTGGAAAGCGGAATCAATTTCTACTTCTTCTGCTTTTGCCAAAGCGAAAACAGCAAAATTAGATGAGCAGAAAATAACATCGGATCTTGTAACGGCAAAAGGCCAGGAAATTAAAATTTATCCTGTTCCAATGAAGGATATTTTATTCATCAACATCAATGAAGAATCCATGATTTCCATTTACAATGCGGCAGGACAGATTGTGAAAACAAAAAAGCTTAGCGCAGGAAAAGATTCTATTGATGTATCCGGACTTAGCCAGGGGGGATACCTTGTAAAGATTCACGGTGAGAAAGAATCTAAAGTTTTCAAAGTTACAAAAGAGTAA
- a CDS encoding M12 family metallopeptidase has product MNKKPNRLFYRQILTGKTVLMSFLIAAIFSSCSKNNEDIASEAQSSAFNADNLKKGKLGGQDIIYERKNGMNFFEGDMVLSDKQLSEGNEVNKGGASYSRWPGGKIYYTIASNMGSINVNKINSAISEYNSKTNTQWIYRTNQSNYVEFIFGSSSGSDGWAHIGYQGGKQTVSLDQYISVGSVIHEMGHTVGLYHEHTRKDRDQYVKILWNNIQSGQSYNFNIYSSGTDIGPFNINSVMMYWPTSYSKNGQPTITRADNSSFTYNRTGFTTGDINTINAMYP; this is encoded by the coding sequence ATGAACAAAAAACCAAACAGGCTGTTCTATCGGCAGATCCTGACAGGAAAAACAGTCTTGATGAGTTTTCTTATCGCTGCTATATTTTCCTCTTGCAGTAAAAACAATGAAGACATTGCTTCTGAAGCACAATCCAGCGCCTTCAACGCAGACAATCTAAAAAAAGGAAAACTGGGAGGGCAGGATATCATCTATGAAAGAAAAAACGGAATGAATTTTTTCGAGGGAGATATGGTTCTTTCTGACAAACAGTTATCCGAAGGTAATGAAGTCAATAAAGGGGGGGCCAGCTATTCAAGATGGCCAGGCGGTAAAATTTATTACACCATTGCCAGCAATATGGGGTCTATCAACGTTAATAAAATCAATTCCGCTATCAGCGAGTATAACAGCAAAACCAATACTCAATGGATCTACCGTACCAATCAGTCTAATTATGTGGAATTTATTTTCGGAAGCTCATCCGGATCAGATGGGTGGGCTCATATTGGGTATCAGGGCGGAAAACAGACAGTCTCTTTGGATCAGTATATTTCTGTAGGATCAGTAATTCATGAAATGGGGCATACCGTGGGACTTTACCATGAACATACCCGTAAAGACAGGGATCAGTATGTAAAAATCCTTTGGAACAATATCCAAAGCGGACAGTCTTATAATTTTAATATTTACAGTTCCGGAACAGATATTGGGCCATTCAATATTAATTCGGTAATGATGTATTGGCCGACATCTTATTCTAAAAACGGACAACCCACCATTACCAGAGCAGACAACAGCAGTTTCACGTATAACAGAACCGGATTTACAACCGGAGATATTAATACCATAAATGCCATGTATCCTTAG
- a CDS encoding gamma carbonic anhydrase family protein — protein sequence MALIKKLLGKAPQIGENTFLAETATIIGDVTMGKDCSVWYNAVIRGDVHYIKMGDKVNVQDNAMLHCTYQKHPLNIGNNVSIGHNAIVHGCTIKDNVLIGMGAIVMDDCLVEENSIVGAGSVVTQGTHIKSGEVWGGVPARKIKDINAQLLEGEVNRIADNYVKYSSWYKENVKDHQF from the coding sequence ATGGCACTTATAAAAAAACTTTTAGGAAAAGCACCACAAATTGGTGAAAATACCTTTTTAGCAGAAACCGCTACCATTATTGGAGATGTTACCATGGGAAAAGACTGCAGCGTTTGGTATAATGCGGTAATCAGAGGTGATGTTCATTACATTAAAATGGGGGACAAGGTAAACGTACAGGATAATGCAATGCTGCACTGTACCTACCAGAAACACCCTCTGAATATAGGAAACAATGTTTCTATAGGTCATAATGCCATTGTACACGGATGTACCATTAAGGATAATGTCCTGATAGGGATGGGAGCTATTGTAATGGATGACTGTTTGGTAGAAGAAAATTCTATTGTAGGAGCAGGTTCTGTAGTTACTCAGGGTACCCATATAAAATCAGGAGAAGTGTGGGGAGGAGTTCCTGCAAGAAAAATTAAAGATATCAATGCGCAGTTATTAGAAGGAGAAGTGAACAGAATTGCGGATAACTACGTGAAATACTCATCGTGGTATAAGGAGAATGTGAAAGATCATCAGTTCTAG